One Cupriavidus oxalaticus genomic region harbors:
- a CDS encoding CaiB/BaiF CoA transferase family protein, with translation MTQSNLPDLPDLPLTGLRVIDFSRVLAGPYCTALLGDLGAEVIKVEPPGGDDYRAVGPFAGGKSGLFCAMNRNKQSIVIDLKTEDGLAVARALCRGADVVVENFRPGVADKLGIGYAALRELNPSLVYASVSGFGQTGPESHRPAYDIILQAMCGLMDATGAPDGAPTMLGEAVSDAVSGLFASWGVLAALLAREKTGRGTHVDVSMFDATLSLSATLVARYAATGLAPRRVGNRHPSSAPFGAYRAADGFYVVAVLNNKLFQALADAIGRPAMAHDPRFADDETRCRFESDLRAMLENWSATRTVAEVNAALGAAGIPVAPIRNVKEALESEHAAHRRLLTEVPDTDGGTVRLPSQPVKFSAYGTNRVTPAPALGQHTGAILAAPDFSNFNKEKQHA, from the coding sequence ATGACGCAATCCAACCTGCCCGATTTGCCCGACCTGCCGCTGACCGGCCTGCGCGTGATCGATTTCTCGCGCGTGCTGGCCGGCCCCTATTGCACCGCGCTGCTCGGCGACCTCGGCGCCGAGGTGATCAAGGTCGAGCCGCCCGGCGGCGACGACTATCGCGCGGTGGGTCCCTTCGCCGGCGGCAAGAGCGGCCTGTTCTGCGCGATGAACCGCAACAAGCAGAGCATCGTGATCGACCTGAAGACGGAGGACGGCCTGGCTGTCGCCCGCGCGCTGTGCCGCGGTGCCGACGTGGTGGTGGAAAACTTCCGCCCCGGCGTGGCCGACAAGCTTGGCATCGGCTACGCCGCGCTGCGCGAACTGAACCCCTCGCTGGTCTATGCCAGCGTGTCGGGCTTCGGCCAGACCGGCCCGGAATCGCACCGCCCGGCCTACGACATCATCCTGCAGGCGATGTGCGGGCTGATGGACGCCACCGGCGCGCCCGACGGCGCGCCGACCATGCTTGGCGAAGCCGTGTCCGATGCGGTCAGCGGCCTGTTCGCCTCGTGGGGCGTGCTGGCCGCGCTGCTGGCGCGCGAGAAGACAGGGCGCGGCACGCATGTCGATGTGTCGATGTTCGATGCCACGCTCAGCCTCAGCGCCACGCTGGTCGCGCGCTACGCGGCCACCGGGCTGGCGCCGCGGCGCGTGGGCAACCGCCACCCGTCGTCGGCGCCGTTTGGCGCCTACCGCGCCGCGGATGGCTTCTACGTGGTCGCGGTGCTGAACAACAAGCTGTTCCAGGCGCTTGCCGACGCCATCGGCCGGCCCGCGATGGCGCACGACCCGCGCTTTGCCGATGACGAGACGCGCTGCCGCTTCGAGTCCGACCTGCGCGCCATGCTGGAAAACTGGTCGGCCACGCGCACGGTGGCGGAGGTGAACGCAGCGCTCGGCGCCGCCGGCATCCCGGTCGCACCGATCCGCAATGTCAAGGAAGCGCTGGAAAGCGAGCACGCGGCGCATCGCCGCCTGCTGACCGAGGTGCCCGACACGGACGGCGGCACCGTGCGCCTGCCGTCGCAGCCGGTCAAGTTCTCCGCGTACGGCACCAACCGCGTGACGCCCGCGCCGGCACTGGGCCAGCACACCGGGGCCATCCTGGCCGCGCCCGATTTCAGTAATTTCAATAAGGAGAAGCAACATGCATAA